TTGCAAAATCTTTTAGACATTCTAGCTCGTTTGCCACTAGCTCACTAAATGTTTCTCGCTTCTTTAGCAACACAATTTGTGTTGTGCTGTCTTTTTGGTAGATTCCCACTTCAGCGGGCTTGGTTCGTGTGTTGTAGTTGCTAGCCATTGAGTAGCCATAAGCCCCCGCATTGCCAAACCCTAATATATCGCCCTGCTTTAGCTCTCCTAGCTCCACTTCGCGCAAAAATGTATCGCTACTCTCACACACAGGTCCTACGATGTCTGCTTTTGTGCGTTGTTTGTCATTTGATTTGTTGCTTGATTTATCGCTTGCCTTGCCATAGACTTGCACTTTATGCACGGCGTCATATAGGGCAGGGCGCATCAAATCATTCATACCACTATCGACTATGACAAATCGCTTATTTGCTGTGTGCTTCTCATATAGCACTTTTGTAAGTAGCACACCTGCATTGCCTACTATGCGCCGTCCGGGCTCACATATAATCGTAAAATCACTTCCTTTAAGCGCGCTAAGTATGGCTTGAGCGTAGTCATACAAAGCGATTTCCTCCTCTTCCTCATACCTTATTCCTAGTCCCCCGCCAATGTCAAAAAAGCGGATTTCTATTCCAAGTGCTAGCAGAGATTTTGCAAGGTTTGCGATTTTTTGCGCACTTTGAGCGATAGGGGCTAGCTCGCAAATCTGTGAGCCTATGTGAAAATGTATCCCCACAGGGTCTAAAAACGGCGAATTGTGCGCATAGAGATAAGCCTGCTTAGCACTCTCTATATCAAGCCCAAATTTATTTTCACTAAGTCCTGTGGAAATGTATGGGTGGGTTTTGGCATCAATATTTGGATTTACGCGGATAGAGATTCTAACTTTTTTGGGTGATGAGGGGCTAGAATCTGTTTGGAGCGGACTTTGGTGTGGATTTTGTTGTAAATGCTGCTGTGGATTTTGCGAGCTAGATAGCTTTTTTGCGATTTGCTCAATAGTCTTTAGCTCCGCGCTAGATTCTACATTTAGAAACAAAATATCTAGCTTTAGTGCCTCCTCTATCTCCTCTGCGCGTTTGCCCACACCTGAAAAGATGATTTTATACTTTGGGATTCCAGCTAGAAGTGCGCGCTTGACTTCGCCGATAGATACGCAGTCTGCGCCACTACCAAGTCGCGCTAGGGTAGAGAGAATC
This genomic stretch from Helicobacter macacae MIT 99-5501 harbors:
- the lysA gene encoding diaminopimelate decarboxylase — protein: MFDNLSQDTSLQDTFLALANEYDTPLYVYDLSRIERNFLSFKEAFGGRKSLICYALKANSNLGILSTLARLGSGADCVSIGEVKRALLAGIPKYKIIFSGVGKRAEEIEEALKLDILFLNVESSAELKTIEQIAKKLSSSQNPQQHLQQNPHQSPLQTDSSPSSPKKVRISIRVNPNIDAKTHPYISTGLSENKFGLDIESAKQAYLYAHNSPFLDPVGIHFHIGSQICELAPIAQSAQKIANLAKSLLALGIEIRFFDIGGGLGIRYEEEEEIALYDYAQAILSALKGSDFTIICEPGRRIVGNAGVLLTKVLYEKHTANKRFVIVDSGMNDLMRPALYDAVHKVQVYGKASDKSSNKSNDKQRTKADIVGPVCESSDTFLREVELGELKQGDILGFGNAGAYGYSMASNYNTRTKPAEVGIYQKDSTTQIVLLKKRETFSELVANELECLKDFAKSAKSSVNSSAKTKSNLEHTLDFENLSNFGNLSSEDSSQDSTHIKKSKKSTKTLPKSTKSTK